A genomic stretch from Calonectris borealis chromosome 6, bCalBor7.hap1.2, whole genome shotgun sequence includes:
- the NEMP2 gene encoding nuclear envelope integral membrane protein 2, translated as MRPAGPLRRWQRPRARPGLGLGLGLLLLALSGAAGGSGEAPSAGRNCSFLQEMDVIQKQDENCYCYVQNRTIHLQYVWSTLQVKVNSREMFRFEPISEKSNCRNSETVFEFAACAVQILRKPEASTETFISIKQYGEDICFKIQPFKTEPYTVSVKREMLDGKLLFLFVAGVFLFHFANSLSRSTKFFYLSGIILGVLALLVFVLLTLKRFIPRHSTFWILMSGCWMSSLYFIYYFKENMQWLWSEHRNYLLGYFLAVGITSFATCYQHGPLTTELSITLFTWTLQLTAFVLIYCGVTIPQVAYAVIAVSLCSKGLCYPLGAACHVGRKMKNHFKSKKLVFKCLTEEEYREQGETETIRALEELRSFCRNPDFPSWLAVSKLQSPHRFAGFVLGSPHVSSAETKAHDEEYGIGSFFLEEQLFETRAESEQGDPANSIHGGDEEDEDEMHKQISFPYATELL; from the exons ATGAGGCCGGCGGGGCCACTCCGCCGCTGGCAGCgtccccgggcccggccggggctggggctgggactgggacTGCTCCTCCTGGCGCTgtccggggcggccgggggcagcggggaggcgcCGTCAGCAG GTAGAAACTGTAGCTTTTTGCAGGAAATGGATGTCATCCAGAAACAGGATGAAAACTGTTACTGCTATGTGCAAAACAGAACCATTCACTTACAGTACGTTTGGTCGACTCTTCAG gtaAAAGTTAACAGCAGAGAAATGTTCAGGTTTGAGCCTATTTCAGAAAAAAGCAACTGTCGTAATTCAGAAACTGTTTTTGAGTTTGCTGCATGTGCTGTTCAAATCTTACGGAAACCAGAGGCATCTACAGAAACTTTCATAAGCATAAAACAATATGGAGAGgatatttgtttcaaaatacagcCCTTCAAAACCGAACCGTACACCGTGAGTGTGAAACGAGAAA tGCTAGATGGAAAACTCTTGTTTTTGTTTGTAGCTGGagtttttctgttccattttgcaAACAGCCTGAGCAG GAGTACCAAGTTCTTTTACCTTTCTGGAATAATACTGGGTGTTCTTGCTCTGCTAGTCTTTGTCCTGTTGACACTTAAAAGGTTTATTCCAAGG cacAGTACCTTCTGGATCTTAATGAGTGGCTGCTGGATGTCCTCTCTCTATTTTATTTACTACTTCAAAGAGAATATGCAGTGGTTGTGGTCTGAACACAGAAACTACTTGTTGG GGTACTTTCTGGCTGTTGGAATTACCAGCTTTGCCACTTGCTATCAGCATGGACCGCTTACCACTGAACTGAGCATAACCTTGTTCACATGGACACTACAATTAACAGCTTTTGTCTTGATTTATTGTGGTGTTACCATACCTCAAGTTGCGTATGCAGTAATAGCAGTCAGCCTCTGTTCAAAAGGCCTGTGTTACCCCCTTGGTGCTGCTTGTCACGTAGGCAG AAAAATGAAGAACCACTTTAAATCAAAAAAGTTAGTGTTTAAATGCCTTACTGAAGAGGAGTATCGAGAACAAGGTGAAACAGAAACTATCAGAGCTCTGGAGGAGCTACGCTCATTCTGCAGGAACCCTGACTTCCCATCATGGTTAGCTGTATCCAAACTCCAGTCCCCACATAG GTTTGCAGGTTTTGTTCTGGGATCTCCCCACGTCTCATCTGCAGAAACAAAGGCGCATGATGAGGAATACGGCATTGGgagcttcttcctggaagagCAGCTCTTTGAGACAAGGGCAGAATCTGAGCAAGGTGATCCAGCCAATTCCATCCATGGAGGAGatgaggaggatgaagatgaaatGCATAAACAAATTTCATTTCCATATGCTACTGAGTTGCTCTGA